The Vibrio marisflavi CECT 7928 region CGTAACCTTTTTAGCACTCGCTTTAATTGGTGTTTGGTTAGTATCGGTTGCAATCACTTCTGTTGGCGTCATCAGCTTTGTTGGCTTGATTGCACCCAATATTGCCCGCCACTTGGGTTTTGTGAAATCTCGTAGTGAACTTATCGCGAGTCTGATTCTCGGTGCGGCTTTGCTCATGCTAACTGACACGTTAGCGGTCTTCTTAAGCTTCTGGTCGTTAGACATCATTCCTACTGGTACAGCAACAGCAGTCATTGGAGCGCCCGCTCTGATAATGCTTGCACGCAGGAAGATGTCTGCTCAAGACAATATGTCGCTGACGCTACCAAAGGGTCGAGACCAGTTGCGTCCGAAAATCACTTTAGCCGTATTATTAGCCGGTTTCATTGCTGTCGCTGCCATTGGCACCTTTGTTCAAGCAGATATTGGCGGATTGGTTTGGCATGTACCAAATGCGTTTAGCTGGTCAGTTAAATGGCCGAGAATGTTAACTGCAATAAGTGCAGGTGCTGGATTAGCAGTAGCCGGTGTGATTTTGCAGCGCCTTGTCTACAACCCACTGGCTAGCCCTGATATTTTAGGTGTATCAGCAGGCGCCGTTTTAGCTCTGGTGCTTGCAAGCTTAATCTTTGGCTCTTCCATTCACACACTTGGACCATGGGTTGCGCTGCTAGGAAGCTTAGTCGCTTTAGCTATCTTGCTATTGCTAGGTAGAAAACATAACTTCGCCCCATCGATTCTGATTCTCTCCGGAATAGCACTCACCGCTATGATAGAAGCCTTGGTGCAATTCTCACTGACTCGTATCGGGCAAGAAAAGTTTGTTCTACTACAATGGCTAGCGGGTTCTACTTACCGTGTCAGCCCAACAGCCGCTATCACTTTAGCAATATTAGTGAGCTTTTTGATCATCGTAGCCCAATCGCTCTCTCGGTGGATAACCTTAATCGGCACTGGCCGACAATTTGCTTTCGGACGCGGTCTAAATGTCTCTTTTGCTTATATAGCTTTGCTGCTTATCGTTGCGCTGCTTTGTGCGTTTGTGACCACAACAATGGGGCCTGTTGGATTTGTAGGCTTAATCGCCCCGCATATTGCTGTTCTATTGGGTGCCAAGCAAGCAAGAGTTCAATTATGGTTATCTGGGTTGATCGGCGCTCTGCTGCTGTTATCTGCTGATGTCATTGGGCAGATTGTTGTTCATCCGGCCCAAATTGCTGCCGGAGTCCTCGTGTCGATTATTGGAGGGGTTTACTTTATTTTCTTGCTAATTCGCGAGCGCCACTAGCCATCACTTACTCAGCCTTTTCATTTTCTCAGTGATCTAAATCGTTACTTGGATCACTGAGTGAAAAACTAATTGTCCTCTGACTATCGAAAACCATGAAGTTAATTACACTCACTACTAGGCATTCTGGTTTGCGCTCATTAGAATAGCCGCCCTTAATGATAACCAATAGGGTCTTGGACCCAAATATAAAGTAAAAATTATGCCTGAAGACCAACAAATGGATTCCTCCACAGCAG contains the following coding sequences:
- the fhuB gene encoding Fe(3+)-hydroxamate ABC transporter permease FhuB, producing the protein MTRWILLLAVTLVAAIMQIAVTQNQFGSSYQLFLALLNHQLDFSNSFEWTTFLHATLPRWVMGLAVGGSLGIVGSLFQQLTQNRMMSPLTLGTSSGAWLGLVILSVLAPQLAGFYPALFAMTGALVAMGLVIAIVGIRHLNGLPIILAGMAVNLLLGALATAIILLHNEYAQNLFIWGAGDLSQNGWEWVTWLLPKLVPIILLPIIAPRVLTLLSIGSSGAQARGLNIGVTFLALALIGVWLVSVAITSVGVISFVGLIAPNIARHLGFVKSRSELIASLILGAALLMLTDTLAVFLSFWSLDIIPTGTATAVIGAPALIMLARRKMSAQDNMSLTLPKGRDQLRPKITLAVLLAGFIAVAAIGTFVQADIGGLVWHVPNAFSWSVKWPRMLTAISAGAGLAVAGVILQRLVYNPLASPDILGVSAGAVLALVLASLIFGSSIHTLGPWVALLGSLVALAILLLLGRKHNFAPSILILSGIALTAMIEALVQFSLTRIGQEKFVLLQWLAGSTYRVSPTAAITLAILVSFLIIVAQSLSRWITLIGTGRQFAFGRGLNVSFAYIALLLIVALLCAFVTTTMGPVGFVGLIAPHIAVLLGAKQARVQLWLSGLIGALLLLSADVIGQIVVHPAQIAAGVLVSIIGGVYFIFLLIRERH